The region GATTTCGACAATAAAAGAACACAAAAAAAGAGAAGAATATCTATCTCTAAAGCGTCAAATTAGAGTTTTTCTTCCATATCTTCTTCGATAAGCTTGCGAAGATAGACTGATTTAGGGAGTTTTTCTTTCTTTGCTATCGTATCAAGATATGAGGCGATCTTGGGTGTGATAAAAAACGTGAAACGCAGATCGGCTTTTGAATCAATATAGTGGATAAAATCCTCTAAAATTCCGGGAAGTGTCTGCAGAGTATATTTCTCGCAGAGCAGTTTCTCGTCGGAATGATGGGCGAGTAAGCTGGGAGGTTCTCCTTCGCTGTAAAGTACAAGGACTGGTTTGCCGACACGAAGCGCCAGAGAAATTTCATATCCGACACTGATACTCGGGAATGAGGTATCAGCAATCAGTGCATCACTTGAATGAATCCATTTTTCAAGCTGATTATGGAACTTCAATCGATCTTCACGGGATGCATGGTTGACTTCACTTTCCGATACATGAAGAATATGATCGGCAATAATACTATGACCTTTTTTCTCAATATATTCGACAATTTTTCGATAGTTGTCAATATACTGGTCTTTGGCAGCTATTGATGCAGTAAAATAAATTTTCAGTGTTTTCTTAGCCATATGAGTTATTATACCATTGTAACAATGCATATTAAAGAGTTATCGCATTACTTACGGTTCTCTAACACGCTCACGTAAGAAATATGCTATAGTTAAGATAGGAAACTAATTATTACTATTTATTTATATAACTATGGGAAAATCAAAATTCGGTGCAGGACTATTACTTGGTGCATTATTAGGAGGCGCAGCTGCCTTCTTCCTTTCGCCGAAAACCGGGAAAGAAAACCGCGAAATGGCGAAAAAGAAACTTGCTGAATGGAAGGAACGGTATGAAGGAAAATCGCCTGAGGAAATTGCAAAAGAAATATTCGGGTCTGCATCCGCAGAAGGGAAAAGACTTTATATGAGAGCTCAGGACGAGATGAATAAGCAGCTCGATAAGGTCAAAAAATCCGCAAATGAAATCGATCAGGAGAAATATGCCGATGTGGTTCGTGATGTTATGGATAGATTGAAAGAGGAGAAAGAAGCAACCAAGGAACGGCTGGTTCAGCTCCAGGAATATCTCATGGACCGCTGGGAATATGTCTCTTCTGAATCGGAGAAAGATGCCAAGAAAGTGGCAAAAGATGCAACTAAGAAAACGCCAAAGAAATAATTATTACTAATTAGAACATCGTTCTTATGGATCTTCAAAGCTGGTTTTACCTTCTTGCCGTCATCAGTATGTCCTTGTGGATCATATTTCTGATTGTTGCCATTTCTGTCTTCATCGGTGTATATATGATGATCAAAAATGCACCCAAAAAGATGGAAGAAGCAGTTTCACGAATTATTGAAGAAAATAAAGGGAGTCTGATGGGAATGGCCGGTATGGCGGTTGTATCCGTTCTTGCTGCAAAACTGAGAGGTATGTTCCGAAAGTAAACATTACTCTTTATTTTTTGTCTCTTCGTTTTTTTCCTTTTTCTCCGGAGCATCTGATTTGCTTTCGTTGAGGGAAGCGGCGACAAGCTTCCTTCCGTATCGTTCTTTTGACAATCGAATTATCTTTTCCGTATTTGAATTCTTCAATGCAGGCGGCGGCAATGTCTTTGCAGGGAACGGGGCAGAGGTCATCTCATCAATAGACATCTTCAAAACGGTTTGGTATTTTCCAAGACCGACCAAATCATTTCCGGTATAAATTCCTGAGAATTCTTTTGTCAAAAACTCCGCATCTCTGGCACCGACTACGAATGAAATAAGCGTTCCTACGTTTCCGAATATGGCTGTCATCACTTTCTCATCAATCTGCTCAATATACTGATTGGCCAAGGTCAGAGCAAGCCGGTACTTTCGGGCTTCGGACAAGATTTTGATAAATGATGATGTCGCAAAATTCTGGAACTCATCTACATACATGAAAAAATCACGGCGTTCGGCTTCCTTCTGAAATGAACGATTCATAGCGGCAAGCTGCAGCTGGGTGATGATCATTGCTCCGAGAAGCGCGGCATTGTCCTCACCGAGTTTTCCTTGAGAGAGGTTGAGGATCAGGATTTTTCCTGAGTTCATGATCTCTTCAAGATCGATGGTAGATTTCGGATGACCGATGATATTGCGGATCATTTTCGAGGACACAAACTGTCCGATCTTGTTCTGAATCGGGGAAATCGCTTCGACCCGGAGTTTATCAGTCATCTTATCAAACTCTCGTGTCCAGAATTCATGAAGTACCGGATCCTGCACATATTTCAAATTTTTGTTTCTGAATTTCGGATCGGCCAGAAGCGGCAATGCATCTGCCAAGGTTGAATTCGGTATCTCCAAAAGAGTCAAAATAGTGTTTCTCAAAATATATTCCAATCGGGGGCCCAGGAGTCTCCGTAAATTTTATAGAAAATCGAAACGATACCTGATGCCACAAGATCACGATGGGTTTTATTTTTGACTTCAAGGACATTCAACGAAAACGGGCGTTCGGTATCAAACGGTTCAAGATACACAACATCATTGATACGGCGTTTCGGAATATACTCAAGGATGGTTTCTGATAAATCTCCGTGCGGATCAATGATACCGATTCCGCGGTCGCGTCTTATGTCATCAATTGCCATATTGGCGATCAATGTTGATTTACCGGCACCGGTTTTCCCGATAATGTATACGTGTTTGCGGCGGTCGACTGTCTTTATTCCGAAAATGGAGTCCTTATTTTTGTATTCGGCTTTACCGAAAAAGTTTATGTCTTTTTTTTCTTCCTCAGCAATATTATCAGTTGTCGGTAAATTTTCCGGAGGTTCTCCGGCAAGAGTTTTCCCCCAGGCAATATTTTTGATGCCTTTGAGAGATGCTCCCGGAGGATGCCAGAGAGTTGCCAGCTCCTGAGCATTGAAAATCTGTTTTCG is a window of Candidatus Roizmanbacteria bacterium DNA encoding:
- a CDS encoding TraM recognition domain-containing protein, with protein sequence MRNTILTLLEIPNSTLADALPLLADPKFRNKNLKYVQDPVLHEFWTREFDKMTDKLRVEAISPIQNKIGQFVSSKMIRNIIGHPKSTIDLEEIMNSGKILILNLSQGKLGEDNAALLGAMIITQLQLAAMNRSFQKEAERRDFFMYVDEFQNFATSSFIKILSEARKYRLALTLANQYIEQIDEKVMTAIFGNVGTLISFVVGARDAEFLTKEFSGIYTGNDLVGLGKYQTVLKMSIDEMTSAPFPAKTLPPPALKNSNTEKIIRLSKERYGRKLVAASLNESKSDAPEKKEKNEETKNKE
- a CDS encoding YtxH domain-containing protein, with the protein product MGKSKFGAGLLLGALLGGAAAFFLSPKTGKENREMAKKKLAEWKERYEGKSPEEIAKEIFGSASAEGKRLYMRAQDEMNKQLDKVKKSANEIDQEKYADVVRDVMDRLKEEKEATKERLVQLQEYLMDRWEYVSSESEKDAKKVAKDATKKTPKK